From a region of the Helicobacter hepaticus ATCC 51449 genome:
- the tuf gene encoding elongation factor Tu, which produces MAKEKFVKNKPHVNVGTIGHVDHGKTTLSAAISAVLATKGLAELKDYDNIDNAPEEKERGITIATSHIEYETENRHYAHVDCPGHADYVKNMITGAAQMDGAILVVSAADGPMPQTREHILLSRQVGVHYIVVFLNKQDMVDDAELLELVEMEVRELLSQYDFPGDDTPIIAGSALKALEEAKAGNVGEWGEKVLKLMEEVDKYIPTPQRDTEKTFLMPVEDVFSIAGRGTVVTGRVERGVVQVGDEVEIVGIRDTQKTTVTGVEMFRKELDKGEAGDNVGILLRGTKKEEVERGMVLCKPGSITPHKKFEGEIYVLSKDEGGRHTPFFNGYRPQFYVRTTDVTGSIELPSGVEMVMPGDNVKITVELIAPVALEDGTRFAIREGGRTVGSGVVTKIIE; this is translated from the coding sequence ATGGCAAAAGAAAAGTTTGTGAAAAACAAACCTCACGTAAATGTGGGAACAATCGGGCATGTTGATCATGGTAAAACAACTTTGAGTGCAGCTATTTCTGCTGTGTTGGCAACTAAAGGTCTTGCAGAATTGAAAGACTATGATAACATTGATAACGCACCAGAGGAAAAGGAAAGAGGTATTACTATCGCGACTTCTCATATTGAATATGAGACAGAAAATCGCCACTACGCGCACGTGGATTGCCCCGGACACGCTGACTATGTTAAAAATATGATTACAGGTGCAGCTCAAATGGACGGAGCAATTCTTGTTGTTTCTGCCGCAGATGGTCCTATGCCACAAACACGTGAGCATATCTTGTTGTCTCGCCAAGTAGGTGTGCATTACATCGTTGTATTTTTAAATAAACAAGATATGGTTGATGATGCTGAATTACTTGAGCTTGTGGAAATGGAAGTGCGTGAATTGCTTAGTCAATATGATTTCCCTGGAGATGATACTCCTATCATTGCAGGTTCTGCTCTCAAAGCGCTTGAAGAAGCAAAAGCAGGTAATGTAGGTGAATGGGGTGAAAAAGTATTAAAATTAATGGAAGAAGTTGATAAATATATTCCAACTCCACAACGTGATACTGAAAAAACATTCCTTATGCCTGTAGAAGATGTATTCTCAATCGCTGGTCGTGGAACGGTTGTAACAGGAAGAGTAGAAAGAGGTGTTGTGCAAGTAGGCGATGAAGTAGAAATCGTAGGAATCCGCGACACTCAAAAAACAACAGTTACAGGCGTTGAAATGTTTAGAAAAGAGCTTGATAAAGGTGAGGCAGGAGATAATGTCGGTATTTTGTTGCGAGGAACAAAAAAAGAAGAAGTAGAAAGAGGTATGGTTCTTTGTAAGCCCGGCTCAATTACTCCACATAAGAAATTTGAAGGTGAAATTTATGTCCTTTCAAAAGATGAAGGTGGAAGACATACACCATTTTTCAATGGCTATCGCCCACAATTTTATGTGCGAACTACCGATGTTACCGGTTCTATTGAGCTTCCAAGTGGCGTAGAAATGGTTATGCCCGGTGATAATGTAAAAATCACAGTGGAACTTATTGCTCCTGTGGCACTTGAAGATGGAACTCGTTTTGCGATTCGTGAAGGTGGTAGAACAGTTGGTTCAGGTGTTGTAACAAAAATTATTGAGTAA
- the secE gene encoding preprotein translocase subunit SecE, with product MFKKIKTYFQNANEERLKVIFPTKEQIRNASVSVLIVVSVITLFLALVDWILFHSVSSIL from the coding sequence ATGTTTAAAAAGATAAAAACCTATTTTCAAAATGCAAATGAAGAACGATTGAAAGTTATATTTCCTACAAAAGAGCAGATTCGGAATGCTTCAGTGTCTGTGCTAATTGTAGTAAGTGTAATTACTTTATTTTTAGCATTAGTTGATTGGATTTTATTTCATTCTGTATCAAGCATTTTGTAA
- the rpmG gene encoding 50S ribosomal protein L33, protein MAKGSTIKIGLKCSECGDINYSTTKNAKTNTEKLELKKFSPRLNKHTIHKEVKLKS, encoded by the coding sequence ATGGCAAAGGGAAGCACTATTAAGATAGGACTTAAGTGTTCGGAGTGTGGTGATATTAATTATAGCACCACTAAAAATGCAAAGACAAATACAGAAAAACTGGAGCTCAAGAAGTTTTCTCCTCGTTTGAATAAACATACGATTCATAAGGAAGTAAAACTTAAAAGCTAG
- the nusG gene encoding transcription termination/antitermination protein NusG, translating into MEWYAIQTYSGSEKVVGEAIRNLIVQNQMQDRFGDVVVPTESIIETKKKIVDRSLYPGYVFIQVDLDTKLWHMIQSLPKVGRFIGESKKPTPLSEADIAKILEKVRNPSAPKPKISFEQGEVVRIIDGPFVNFTGTVEEYDLEHKKLKLNVSIFGRSTPVEILYSQVEKII; encoded by the coding sequence TTGGAGTGGTATGCAATACAAACATATTCCGGTAGTGAAAAAGTAGTTGGCGAAGCAATCCGTAATCTTATTGTCCAAAATCAGATGCAAGATAGATTTGGTGATGTTGTTGTTCCTACAGAATCCATTATTGAGACAAAAAAGAAAATTGTGGATAGAAGCTTATATCCGGGTTATGTATTTATTCAAGTTGATTTAGACACAAAACTTTGGCATATGATTCAATCTTTGCCAAAAGTAGGGCGTTTTATCGGCGAGAGCAAGAAGCCAACGCCATTAAGCGAAGCTGATATTGCTAAGATTCTCGAAAAAGTTAGAAATCCAAGTGCGCCAAAACCTAAGATTTCATTTGAACAAGGTGAAGTTGTGCGCATTATTGATGGTCCATTTGTGAATTTTACAGGAACGGTTGAAGAATATGATTTAGAACATAAAAAGCTTAAGCTTAATGTTTCAATCTTTGGGCGAAGCACCCCTGTTGAAATCTTATATTCACAAGTAGAGAAAATTATTTAA